Proteins encoded together in one Funiculus sociatus GB2-C1 window:
- a CDS encoding WD40 repeat domain-containing protein, whose product MDVINLLKSIQVEFIQRLNTNQDEELLCSRYEGNYSELKIITLDELTEARAFAWCMVNKFRHQSNDARTTFCNHFKGKVGELTVKHCLGDYITPLNYEILPTGDGKVDFRSSSNRNVGMQVKTRYGNTKSQWRFSSSEIDSNEILACVLVHDKNWAHQSFDEFRSEYRLVMAGFIPSALIKRRISESISNFEKNEADSFVTVTIEDLLHGSGLKNYLKNLEFMQNLQWRECEIKTKGGDICSLIISRTNKTVVTGDSCHCIKFWDLEHQTLQHSIKSTRTEAGDGHSGDVTALALSPDNQFFASASDDETIRVWASKTKKLLKILTGHSSSIYSLAYTPQGEKLVSGSADETIKVWNLTKHELEFTLDAENCVNSVSVHPKGNILGAAGKDRNIRFWKIEEQQMVGKFLAHNEEISNICFSNNSLLLASCSYDKTIRMWNISYENLLNGVRPNLRYEIPHKACIDAVTISSDNQLLAGIDTDGTVYLYQVDTGQLICEYPNQLRNRWSRSHAIAFSLDGKLLVAGAKHIVKVWQRLN is encoded by the coding sequence ATGGACGTTATTAACCTTTTGAAGTCAATACAAGTTGAGTTTATACAAAGGCTGAATACCAATCAAGATGAAGAATTATTATGTTCTAGATATGAGGGCAATTACAGCGAGTTAAAGATTATCACATTGGATGAATTAACAGAGGCTCGTGCGTTCGCTTGGTGCATGGTTAATAAATTTAGGCATCAAAGTAACGATGCACGCACAACTTTTTGTAATCACTTCAAAGGAAAGGTTGGAGAACTTACTGTAAAACATTGTCTTGGAGATTACATCACCCCATTAAATTACGAAATTCTTCCTACTGGTGACGGCAAGGTGGATTTTAGAAGTAGTTCCAATAGGAATGTTGGAATGCAAGTTAAAACTAGATATGGAAATACAAAAAGTCAATGGAGATTTTCCAGCAGTGAAATCGATTCTAATGAAATTTTAGCCTGTGTGCTAGTTCATGATAAGAATTGGGCGCATCAATCTTTTGATGAGTTTCGTTCTGAATATAGGCTTGTTATGGCCGGCTTTATTCCTTCAGCCTTAATCAAGCGGAGAATTAGCGAGAGTATAAGTAATTTTGAGAAAAATGAAGCTGACTCGTTTGTTACTGTTACAATAGAGGATTTGCTTCACGGTAGCGGTTTAAAGAACTATCTGAAAAATCTAGAATTCATGCAGAATTTGCAGTGGAGAGAATGCGAGATTAAAACTAAAGGTGGAGATATATGCAGTCTAATCATCAGTCGAACTAATAAAACGGTTGTAACCGGAGATAGTTGTCACTGTATTAAATTCTGGGATTTAGAACATCAAACTTTACAACATAGTATTAAAAGTACTAGAACAGAGGCTGGCGATGGGCATAGTGGTGATGTAACTGCTCTTGCTTTAAGTCCCGACAATCAGTTTTTTGCTTCAGCAAGTGACGACGAAACAATAAGAGTTTGGGCTTCTAAAACGAAAAAATTACTTAAGATATTAACAGGACATTCAAGTTCAATATATTCCTTAGCCTATACTCCACAAGGAGAAAAACTTGTTAGTGGTAGTGCCGATGAAACTATTAAAGTATGGAATTTAACTAAACATGAGTTAGAGTTTACCTTAGATGCCGAGAATTGTGTAAATTCAGTTTCGGTTCATCCTAAAGGTAATATTTTAGGAGCGGCGGGAAAAGATAGAAATATTAGATTTTGGAAAATTGAAGAGCAACAGATGGTTGGCAAATTTCTTGCACATAACGAAGAAATTAGTAATATCTGCTTCTCCAATAATAGCTTGTTACTAGCAAGTTGCAGCTATGATAAGACGATCAGAATGTGGAATATATCATATGAAAATCTGCTGAACGGAGTAAGACCGAATCTTAGATATGAGATTCCACATAAAGCTTGTATTGATGCAGTCACAATTAGTTCTGATAATCAGTTGCTTGCAGGCATCGACACCGATGGAACAGTATATCTTTATCAAGTTGATACAGGTCAGTTGATTTGTGAATATCCCAATCAACTTAGAAACCGTTGGAGTAGAAGTCATGCAATAGCATTTAGCTTGGATGGAAAGCTTTTGGTAGCAGGAGCAAAACATATAGTTAAGGTTTGGCAACGGCTTAACTAA
- a CDS encoding type II toxin-antitoxin system RelE/ParE family toxin, translating into MVEITFSSSFRHAFKKRIKGNLDLEARFWQKVEQFTIDPFDQSLKTHKLSGNLKDLWSFTLEYDERVLFYFTEDGNAVFVDIGSHDEVY; encoded by the coding sequence ATGGTAGAAATTACTTTTAGTTCCTCATTCCGTCATGCTTTCAAAAAGCGAATCAAGGGAAATTTAGATTTAGAAGCAAGATTTTGGCAAAAAGTAGAGCAATTTACTATAGACCCATTCGATCAAAGCTTGAAAACTCACAAATTGTCAGGCAATCTCAAGGATCTATGGAGTTTTACCCTGGAATACGACGAGAGGGTGTTATTTTACTTTACTGAGGATGGGAATGCTGTATTTGTAGATATTGGTAGCCACGACGAGGTGTATTAA
- the rplL gene encoding 50S ribosomal protein L7/L12 has product MSVKTLNILEQLKSLTLIETAELVTQIENTFRVDASPRQWTVITEEKEDKSEKPPVQTEFNVVLEEVPADKKIAILKVVRTLTGLDLKAAKDFVESTPKVVKEAIALDIASDIKQQLEAAGAKVYLS; this is encoded by the coding sequence ATGTCTGTAAAAACACTTAATATTTTAGAGCAGTTGAAATCATTAACGCTAATTGAGACTGCTGAACTGGTTACGCAAATTGAAAATACTTTTAGAGTAGATGCTTCTCCTCGCCAGTGGACAGTGATTACTGAGGAAAAAGAGGACAAGTCTGAAAAACCCCCAGTACAAACTGAGTTTAATGTGGTTCTGGAGGAAGTTCCTGCTGATAAGAAAATTGCAATACTCAAAGTTGTACGGACTTTGACAGGATTGGATCTGAAGGCAGCAAAAGATTTTGTTGAGTCAACGCCGAAAGTAGTGAAGGAAGCGATCGCGCTTGACATAGCCTCTGATATCAAACAACAACTGGAAGCAGCAGGCGCAAAAGTTTATCTCAGTTAA
- the tsf gene encoding translation elongation factor Ts → MVEITAKAVKELRQQTGAGMMNCKKALDETNGDMAKAIAWLRQKVMVSTGGCGSRISAEGIIDSYIHTGGRVGVLVEVNCETDFVSRSEVFQNLVRNIAMQIAACPNVEYVKVADIPAAIVEKETQIEMGRDDLTSKPGNIKEKNLQGRIEKRLKEMSLMDQPYIRDHSIVVEELVKQSVAQLGENIQVRRFVRFNLGEGIAKPESNFAEKVAAQMGGRE, encoded by the coding sequence ATGGTGGAAATAACTGCAAAAGCCGTCAAAGAACTGCGCCAACAAACAGGTGCAGGCATGATGAATTGTAAAAAGGCGCTGGATGAAACCAATGGCGATATGGCGAAAGCGATCGCATGGTTGCGGCAAAAAGTTATGGTTAGCACAGGAGGATGCGGAAGTCGCATTTCGGCAGAAGGAATTATTGACAGCTACATTCATACTGGCGGTAGAGTCGGCGTGCTAGTAGAAGTGAACTGCGAAACTGATTTTGTAAGTCGCAGTGAAGTATTTCAAAATCTGGTGCGAAACATCGCCATGCAAATTGCCGCTTGTCCGAATGTAGAATACGTGAAAGTAGCAGACATTCCGGCTGCAATTGTCGAGAAAGAAACACAAATCGAAATGGGACGGGATGACTTAACTTCCAAACCAGGAAACATCAAAGAAAAAAATCTTCAAGGACGAATTGAAAAACGCCTGAAAGAAATGTCTTTGATGGATCAGCCTTACATTCGCGACCACAGTATCGTGGTGGAAGAACTGGTTAAGCAAAGCGTAGCTCAACTCGGCGAAAATATCCAAGTGCGTCGCTTTGTCCGCTTTAACTTAGGCGAAGGCATTGCAAAGCCAGAAAGCAACTTTGCCGAAAAAGTCGCTGCACAAATGGGCGGTAGGGAATAA